The sequence CCAGTGGCCATCGGCAAGACAATCTTGTGATTCAGGGCGCGCTCGGGCAGCAGATCCAGCAGGGTTTTCAGGGCGCCGGAGAATGAGGCCTTGTACACCGGCGTGGCGATCAGCAGGCCGTCGGCGTTTTCGATCTGTTGCAGCAGGTCGAGCACCTTCGGGCTGTCGAAGCGGGCGTGAAGCAAATCCTCGGCCGGGAAGTCCCGCACCTGATAACTCACCACTTCCACCCCTTGCGCCTGCAACCAGCGTTGCGAGCGTTCCAGCAGCACCCCGGAACGGGAGCGCAGGCTGGGACTGCCACCGAGTGAGACGACCAGCATCGAGACAATTCCTTAAGCGTTACAGGCGATTCGCGGGTTGCGATCTCGCTTCGATGAGGAGACCTTAACAGCTGATTTATATATCCATAAATCATATTTATTCATTTGGTTATGCATTTTGGAGATATACATTTCAACAAACTGCGGGCGAAAAAAAAGGCCGTCGAAACGGCCTGAAATCCCCTGCTTAGTGGTTCTGAATTCTGTGCTGCCCGGACTGACGCCTTCGCGAGCAGGCTCGCTCCCACAGGGAATCGCGTTTCAAATGTGGGAGCGAGCCTGCTCGCGAAAGGGTGGTGACTACACCGCAAATCTCACTTATTCGGCTGTGGCGTCAGGCGCAGGTACGGTTTCACCGCGCGATAGCCCTTCGGAAAGCGCTTTTTGATTTCGTCTTCATCCTTGAGCGACGGTACGATCACCACCTCTTCACCGTCCTGCCAGTTGGCCGGTGTAGCCACCTTGTAGTTGTCGGTGAGCTGCAGCGAATCGATCACACGCAGAATCTCGTGGAAATTACGCCCGGTGCTCGCCGGATACGTGATGGTCAGACGAATCTTCTTGTTCGGGTCGATCACGAACAGCGAACGCACGGTCAGCGTGTCGTTGGCGTTCGGGTGGATCAGATCATAGAGATCGGAGACCTTGCGATCAGCATCAGCCAGGATCGGGAAGTTGACGACAGTGTTCTGGGTCTCGTTGATGTCTTCGATCCACTTGTGGTGCGAGTCCACCGGGTCGACCGACAGCGCGATGGCTTTGACCCCGCGTTTGCTGAACTCATCCTTGAGCTTGGCGGTGAAGCCCAGCTCAGTGGTGCACACCGGGGTAAAGTCCGCCGGGTGGGAGAACAGCACGCCCCAGCTATCGCCCAGCCATTCGTGAAAACGAATCTTGCCGGCGCTGGAATCCTGTTCGAAATCGGGGGCGATGTCGCCGAGTCTGAGGCTCATGGTGCTGCTCCTGATGAGTTGTTCGAGACCTCAACTGTAGCCCGGGTTTTGCGATCGTGAAAAAGAATAAATAATGAGATATCTAGATCATTAGTGAATATTAAACATCTGTTCACTGGACGCTCGACGGCATCCCGACGAATATCGGTCGCAAGGTTCGAGAAGGCCTTGAGTTGCTGTAAAGAGGGAAATTCGGGGAGGGCTTACGGGGGTGGGCCTGACTTGAAAACGCAAAAGCCCCGTCCGGCGCGATGCCGGACGGGGTTTTTTTTACATCAACGAATCGAGACGCGCTATTACAGCAGCGGGATCGAGTAGCTGAGGATCAGGCGGTTTTCGTCCTGGTCGCGAACGCCAGCGATGTTGGTACGCCAGGTAGCGTTTTTCCACATGAAGCCAACGTTTTTCAGCGGGCCTTCCGGTACCACGTAACCGATAGTCAGGTCACGTTCCCACTCGGAGTCGCCATTACCGTTTTCACGACCGCCGGAAGTAACGGTGTCGATGTTGTCGCCACGCAGGTAAACCATACCAGCGGTCAGGCCTGGTACGCCGACTTTGGCGAAGTCATACGAGTAGCGAGCTTGCCAGGTACGTTCGCCGGCACGGCCGAACTTCTGAATCTGCATGTCGGTGATGGTGTAGTTCGACGAGCCGTCACCCTGGTTCAGCCAAGGGAAGTCGCTGCTGCCGTTGGAAACCTGGTAGCCGCCACCGAAGGTGTGACCAGCAACGGTGTACAGGAACAGGCCACTGTACAGGTTGTTGTCGACTTTACCGCGACCGCTGGCAACACCGGAATAGTTACCGCTGCTGAAGTAAGCAGGGGTGTTGCCGTTGGCACCGTCGTCGGAGCTGTTGAAGTAACGGAAGTCAGACTTCAGCACGCCCGGGCCAATTGCCCAGTTGTGAACCAGACCCAGGAAGTGTTGCTTGTAGAAATCTTCCAGGTTGCCGTAGTAGTACTGCGCAGTCAGGTCTTTGGTGATTTTGTAGTCACCACCAGCGTAGATGAACTTGTTGCTGTTAACGGTACGCGGTGCCGCGCCGTTGATAGACAGCTGTTCATTGTTGCTGGAGTTACGGCCTTTGGCGTGCTCGATCTGACCACCGACCAGGGTCAGGTCCTTGATCTCGCCGGAAGTGATCTGGCCACCCTGCCAGGTCTGTGGCAGCAGACGACCGTCGTTGGTCACGATAACCGGGTTCTTCGGCTGCAGAGTACCCAGCTTCAGCTCAGTCTGGGAGATCTTGGCTTTGGCAGTCAGGCCCAGGCTTGAGAAGTTATCGACCGCTTGGCCATTGGATTCGCTTGGGAAAACAGTGCCGCCGTAAGCAGGACCAGGTTTGCCAGCAGCGGTAACGTTACCGTTGGTGCCGCCGCCCGAATCCAGACGTACGCCCAGCAGGCCGATGGCGTCGATACCAAAACCAACGGTGCCTTGGGTATAGCCGGAAATGAAACGCAGATCGAAGCCTTGGCCCCACTCTTCGTTGCGGCTTGGTTCGTTTGTGCCGCTACGGTTGTCAGTGTTGATGTAGAAGTTACGCAGCCCCAAAGTAGCTTTGCTGTCTTCGATGAAACCGGCGGCGCCTGCCTGCTGCGCCATAACCCCTACGGCCACAGCCAGGGCCAAGGTGGACTTGTTCATGTAAAGCTCCTCTCGTTTCTAATTCTTGTGTTCCTGGCCCTGGGTCTGATGCCCCGGGTCCTAAGATGCGCGATTAGCGCCAGACCGTGACTGACAAGTCAATCGTAACCTTGTATGTCTACGACCAAGGTCTAATCGCAGTGATTTGGTCCGTGCAGAGTAAAGATTTCCTGATAAACCCAAAAAGAATTTATTCATTCTTTTTCATATCATTTCGGAATATGGCCAGTATCTTGCCACCTCCGCCGGGAAACAGCGTATCGGCGACTAAGCTCATTCCTAAATGGTATTTGTTAGCCTTTTTTTATATCGATTAGCTTTGGCGTAACCCCAAATCGTCAAACCCTATCGAAAAGGCGACGCCATGATGGCCAAACGCGCACTATCTAGTCAATTTGTTACAGTTTGTGTGTCAGCACTGATTTCTTTTTCGGCCCATGCCGCCAACCTCACCGTGGGTTATCAAACCGGTATCGACCCGAGCAAAGTCCCCCAGGCTGACGGCGTCTACGAGAAGACCATCGGCGAAAAAATCGACTGGCGCCGTTTCAACAGCGGCCCGGAAGTTGTGACAGCCATTGCTTCGGGCGACGTGCAGATCGGCAACCTCGGTTCCAGCCCGTTGGCCGCCGCCGCTTCACGCAATCTGCCGATTGTGGCGTTCATCGTTTCAGCGCAGATCAATGCCGCCGAAGCACTGGTGGTGCGTAATGGCA comes from Pseudomonas sp. RU47 and encodes:
- the ssuE gene encoding NADPH-dependent FMN reductase — translated: MLVVSLGGSPSLRSRSGVLLERSQRWLQAQGVEVVSYQVRDFPAEDLLHARFDSPKVLDLLQQIENADGLLIATPVYKASFSGALKTLLDLLPERALNHKIVLPMATGGSIAHMLVVDYALKPVLSALKAQEMLQGIFAEDSQIAYGEGSAAAQLAPALEQRLHEALDQFVGAMARRPKPLEPGLLNERLLSARWSI
- a CDS encoding peroxiredoxin, with product MSLRLGDIAPDFEQDSSAGKIRFHEWLGDSWGVLFSHPADFTPVCTTELGFTAKLKDEFSKRGVKAIALSVDPVDSHHKWIEDINETQNTVVNFPILADADRKVSDLYDLIHPNANDTLTVRSLFVIDPNKKIRLTITYPASTGRNFHEILRVIDSLQLTDNYKVATPANWQDGEEVVIVPSLKDEDEIKKRFPKGYRAVKPYLRLTPQPNK
- a CDS encoding OprD family porin; the encoded protein is MNKSTLALAVAVGVMAQQAGAAGFIEDSKATLGLRNFYINTDNRSGTNEPSRNEEWGQGFDLRFISGYTQGTVGFGIDAIGLLGVRLDSGGGTNGNVTAAGKPGPAYGGTVFPSESNGQAVDNFSSLGLTAKAKISQTELKLGTLQPKNPVIVTNDGRLLPQTWQGGQITSGEIKDLTLVGGQIEHAKGRNSSNNEQLSINGAAPRTVNSNKFIYAGGDYKITKDLTAQYYYGNLEDFYKQHFLGLVHNWAIGPGVLKSDFRYFNSSDDGANGNTPAYFSSGNYSGVASGRGKVDNNLYSGLFLYTVAGHTFGGGYQVSNGSSDFPWLNQGDGSSNYTITDMQIQKFGRAGERTWQARYSYDFAKVGVPGLTAGMVYLRGDNIDTVTSGGRENGNGDSEWERDLTIGYVVPEGPLKNVGFMWKNATWRTNIAGVRDQDENRLILSYSIPLL